A region of the Montipora foliosa isolate CH-2021 chromosome 8, ASM3666993v2, whole genome shotgun sequence genome:
ACGAGTCCTTTTTTTGTACTCCCCCCCCCCAATAAGGTTTCTAATGGTCTGTCCCTAACTGTCCCTAAGACATAAGTACTGAGAAAGGGACGGTTAGAACCCCCTGGACAATTTGGAAAAGGTTCAACCATAAACATTGTGTCACGTCGTGGCGTTTGGAATCTCGGGATTTTGTTGTCCTCTCATCAGTGTTCAATTTAGAAATTAGTCAAAGTGGGTCATATGTCCCATATGACATTTTAAATTGGGTCATTTAAAAAATGGTCTGGATCGAATTTTGGCCCAGCAAAATGCATTTGAATTTCTTTGCATCTGCAAGCAAGCTTTGAAGACGCGGCGTCAAACGGCCAAAGATACCAGCTTGGTCCAGACCTGCAAACTAATACTCGTTAAGTTGACATTACTGATTTCCCTACGATGTATCATAACTTCAAGTTGCTCGCGAATAAACTTTCGTGAAAGTTAACAGATTATGGGTTTAGGTCACCGTTCGGTAGTATGACTTGCCTGGCGAATAGTCCGGTGGGCTATATCGTTGTTATAAGGTTTGACATCTACTCCAGTTGCATTGATTTTGAGCAAAGCTGCGAAGTTTGGAAGGCATTTTCGCCAGCGGTCTCAGCTCGGGGACGCCAACAAGTTTGAGGTTGCAGGAGTACCTATACTCTTGGATGGCCATCGAGACTTCGGTCGATAACTGCTTCAGTGACTTTTCAAGAGTAGATAATTTGTCCGGGACCCGGTCTCTAAGGACTTAATTCGTTGCGTCAGGATCCGATGCGCTTGCAACATGGCCGCCAGCATGAAATTCCCTTTAGGTTCTTGAACTGTCTTGAGTTCGGCAAAAATATCTCCCACCTTTTCCTTTAGCTTCTCATTCTCAGCCTTTAGTGACTGCACAGTATCTTTAACcattttaaacttgaaaaactttgAACCTATACAACATGATCGTACTATCCTGGAGCTCCCGAAATTGCTCTCGCACGCTAGACAAGGGTGCAAGAATTGAGTTTCAGATTTGAGGTCAGATTTCAGTTATCATGGTATCCTCGATAAAGAAGGACTGTCGATCTTCCTTCGATCCCTAGTTCCGATTGTGATCAGTTTTCATTCTCAGATGGTGGAGTTCCGCGTCTTGCAAAAGTGGCTTGAGAAAAGCTTGTTAATGAACTATTGTGTTGACGGGCACGTTCCCCCCATATGGATACAACTATCTTCTTAAAGGCACTCCGAAATTCAGTATTAAAGTACCCGTAAATGATCGGATTTAAAGTACTGTTTACGTTTGGTAGAATCAAGAAGATCAGGTTAAAGAGAACCTCCGGAATGTGTCTCACTAAAGACATATCATACTGTTGAATAGTGAAAACGATAAAAAATGGGGTCCAACACAAAGTAAAAGCCAACAGGACAATGGCGATTGTCTTAGTGACTTTGAATTCCCGCCGCACGCTCTTTCGCGTATGCCTGTCTTCCTTGCTGCTGAAGTTGGCACTCATGTGTTGCCTTTTTTTGAACTGAATCCAGACAGTGCGCAAAATCATGCTGTAACAAGTCACGAGCACAATAAGTGGGAACAGAAAAGCTACTATGTTCGCCACCGTGTAGAATTTTTTGTTGGTATTCGTACACAAGCCGTAAGCGCTCAATTGAACGCCTGGCTCTCCAGGCCAAGCGATAATGGAAAGTGTCGACAGTGTGGCCGCGTACAGCCACACACCACAAATGGCAAAAAACCAGCGCCAGTTTGTCATCTTTCTACGATAAACGAAAGGTTTGGTAATTTTCAAGTGTCTGTCAACTGAGATCACCGCCAGATTGGCGATGGATGCCGCCGCACAAGCCATGTCCAGCCAAATCCATGCTTTGCAGATCCAAACATATTGTATGATAGTCGCAATGGAGAGGATACGGAAGGGTAGGGTCGCAGATGCGTATAGTAAGTCACTTACTGCAAGAGAGGCAATAAACCAGTTTGTAGGGCTGTGGAGACGCCGGTCGACGTATATGGCGATACAAACTAAGCTGTTTCCCAATATGGTCACAATCATTACAATAatgaaaaaggctaaaaaaaatgttttccaatCCCACCAAGAGTCATCAGATTCATCTTCAGGAATGTCTATTGCATTTGTCGTGTTATTCATGTTTGGTCTTGGTGTGGATCAAATGTGTCTGCTTAGTAAATGTAGACTGGCTAAATGTACCCTTGTGACGTAGTGTCGTCACAAAATCGATCTGTCTTGACGCTATTGTCCTTTAGTGGTACTCGAcctttgaaaaacagtttgcGCAGAAGGCCGCCCGTAAGGTAGAATAATGAAAAATCTTTGCCTTTGCCTAAGACAAGTGATATGCCAGTGGGTATGACTAGTAATGGATGGCAAAAAAGATTTTTGTTGTCGTTGTCAACTTGAACGAGCTTCTTCCACTTTCGGGTCTTCGTTACTCCAGATTTCGGTCCTGATATATATTATGCTCTTCTGCCACCGAATCACCTGAAAGAGAAATTggaaacatacattcatttatTCACAATATTATATACTATAatgaacaattattccacgagcacgcgttgatatttaacaattattccatgaacgcgcgttggatatgagaaggtaaatagccaacgaggcgcgtagcgcccaGTTgactataaccagtctcatgtccaacaagcgcgaatggaataattgttttattaaattcctcaaactccaaaagttcagaaagtacgaaatacgagcgaaaaagcgagcaaatgcgagcaaaatcgaaaaaaacttgatgcgattgagaactgatgcgatgttgtgtacgACCacacagacgcaggctcatcacaacaacatttcttgccttttcgcgtactccTAAACGTCGGAAATGatccaaacatttttttttgtgtgctgtattcagagagaaatttcgcatTCGCattttaccatataaggtcaaactaaggtatatgagctgataaccgatattgagtgaaccaatcagagcacgagaaatgcattatcacaggttgaaaatttaataaaagatGGTAGATAGCCATCGGGGCGCGTATAGCGCCAAGTTGATTATAATCATTTCATATTCAACAAGCGTGAGTGGAACAAATCATGAATAAATTTTCcctattttattttgtaaaaacaacACTGAAAACTGATTCGtacagttactgatatttgtagagcaCGGTATAATAGCTCTtgttaaaaactggatcattggataatgaaattcgagagttttgattggctgagccattataccatgatctacaaacacggcaagcatatgtgTGATTTtagggcctttttatttttattgtagtctagttttctatattttgggggcatTTTTAATgagacaattattccattcgcgcttgttggatatgagatgattatagccaacgtgcctcgttggctatctatcatctcttatagttcaccactaaatttcctccgattcttattggtttaaattgatcacgtgacgcgatagtgttcgtccgcggagagacactatcagcccatagtgcccgtccgaggaaaatacccggatggatagtagtcgtccgctgaaaatacctgtGTAAACAAGCGgtcttatggaaaataaacaatcgaaattgtattaagagggttttgtttgttttctttttaaaattttacattggctgacacggctttcgtctgataaagttgaaaataattcaacatgatttttgagctggcacgcggaagaaaatttattaGTGAACaacaaagacaatagagtgtttatgtctcggagctatcggtctgatagttgccccttggaaatttgatgttcttaaaactagcatatttgccctcgaagcttcgcttctcgggcaagtatttgttttaagaacatcaaatttccgcggggcaactatcagccgatagttcctcgacagaaacactctattgtttaaatatcgaacgcgcgctcatggaataattgttaaatatgccatgatggctaagccaatcaaaactctagaattgcattatatCCAATAATTCTTAGTTtttaacaagagaaaatgaagggcAGAGAGGGAGCGTAGGGGAGTTTGCCGGGATATGTGAATttcacaaaagttatttttagatcggaAATCTGTTTTCCCGGACGTCCATGACTATAAAGCCTGACGTCATACAAAACTATCTGCCATTATGTATAGCGGCTGTTGGATATTTAGTATGGACTTTCGGGGTCGTATTCTTCGTCCAATAAgccattaattaaatttaaagaaattgtGAAATCCCTCCCACATCGGGTTTTGGGGCAAGATATATCCATGCCCATGATTCTGAAACTCGTTTTCGTCAACAAAACGGACTTCAACTCGgaacgccattttgaattcttttgaTTGTGCGGACGTCTCGTCTTAGGCTTTTACACAAGTTGCTCGGCAACTTTTTGGCAACTTTTGGCCTTTcgagcaacttttgagcaacttatGGTTTAGAGCATTTTTTCGGCAAGTTGTGGTCTTTCGAGCATTTTTCCGGCAACTTTTTTCAATCCGAGAAAATATATCCTTTCTTAGTGACAAAAatctcttttttatgcatttcctcTCTTAAACTGATGTAGAATAAGATACACAGGTGGAGAGACTAAAATATCATCTCTGTAGGTATACAAATGTCAGCGAGTAGAAAGGAAAacataaataagtaaataactCGTATAGATGTGCAAAGATTTACTTTCATCGGTAGtagaaagtgatttttttgagttgataaaaagcaacttttgagcaacttttttcGTGAAATGAGCAACTTTTGGGcaacttttgaaaatttttggGGCAACTTTTGAGAGATATCCGAGCAACTTGTGTAAAAGCCTATCTCGTCTCGGGACAAACTTCCGTTTTCATGACATATAAAAATTAAGATAACCCAAGGGAAAGACTGGGCGACTCCCTCCATGTCTCTctaatttttcttgttttaaataattgtttttatagaaaaaaaaaaaagctcttgcTTCTCAGCAAAATGAGAATTTCATCGACTACGCAGTTCAGCTGCAGGTGTTCCTACCAACCCTTTGTCAGGGAGCtatggccgtgttttcacgacagccgttgtctcgcttacaTTCCTGAAagtcctgaaagtggtttgtttgtagacttcgttaagcgacttaaaaatgataagTGTTTTCACGGATgagattaaatgaggagagagcacgtgccaatacaataaGAAAAGTAGTAAAAATAGCACGCCttttgtatttccgatttgaataaccgcaagcaCCTCCTCATTGGCCGGAAGTAATTGGCAACTCGcgtaagctacctggtttggcGGCTTAAATTTAAGGAGAATGCTACTGAAATTTGCCGACTTGCTTAACTTTGGAGTTTGGAAAGGAACTATTTTCACGTAATTTTAGGTTGTCCCTCGCTAAGTGACCTACTTTTCAGGAGAAGTTGATGAACAGCACCGTGACATCTTAAGAATTGATTAGTTAAACGTAAATGTTGTCTCTTGATCAGGACGAATGGCTCCTCGATATCAAATAATTCACTTGGATCTTTTTTTCGGTGACGCAGGTCACAAAGTCACCTTGGCCCCTTTTGATCTGTAGGATACGGATTGTAATCCAGATAACTGGGAAGTTCGTGAACTCTCAGCGATAATAAGGCATTGCTTTGAGAGAGCTCAAAATGCAGTTCACcctaataaaatgaaatgaaaaacatcACTCTGTACAACTTGAAAACAAGCTTGCATGAGATCAAAAGCTTATTTACAGATTCTTGCCAATCCTTGAGAATTTTTTAGTTGTCCTCTATTTTAATTTTCCGGTAGCAAATGAAATTGTCACTAGTAAATAACCAAATACTACCGCTTACCAAGAAAACTGAATTGTGTTAAATTAGCTAGCTCAATTGTTTTATAAATTTGTCGGGAGTATCTTTTCATGGAATCTTAACCCCACATGGCACAAAATTATTACTACTAATACATCCTGGTCAGTCAGTGCAGTCGATGGAAGGGCAGCAAGGGCCTCTTGATAAAAAGTATTAAGACCAGTGATCTTCTAATTAATAGATATGTTGACTCAAAAAGATATCGCCAAAGGGCTTTGCTTTTCCAAAAATCTAAAAATTATACAAGTCGCAGGGGAGGGTTCAGGGGGTACGCACCTCCCCACCACTTCCTGTGGACCTGCGGTTTTCTAAtactaaaaacaaattgcgattttgagacggcaataccacattatattgactgctagttgggagaaaatatattccgtattagGCGAAGTCGCGAAGAGATggagcccaatacggaatatattttctcccaacttgccgtcaatataatgtggtattgccgtctcaaaatcgcaatttgttttgtatcgcgatccatcatttataaggataaataaaactgtaaacttaTCAACCCGcacctgatcgaaatttcaattctttctacctgcgaaacgtatttgtttgcgtacgtcagcaacccaattcagtgcaacgacgtcaatttcaacattagaaccaataacaggccgcaaaagtgagacggcaataccacgaaatattgacggctcgcacataggcaaaactataagaagatggCGATACTATTCAGACTATTAGGAAGATTATTCCTTCTATGATACTTTTCCTCGAGAGAGCATCCGAAAGGAAGCGTTTTTAAGATCTAGTTTATTTCCGCTATCTAAAGAGGCAGATTTTGATATTATCTGTTTGATGTTACATAAGATTTCGCCAAACATCTTTTTACACTCGGTTATAACATTAGAATCAGTCGTAGGCATCATCATAGTTTGAATTTCAGACCTTGTATTGACACAATGTTTGGAAATATAAGGTGAATAAAAGCATAAGCATTTTTGGCGGTTGATAAATTTTAttccacaaaaaaatttaaattattgagtctatcaagtaattttaatttattatagtTCCTAGTTTTTATGCTTGTAGGTATCATATATTACTACGACTTTTTAGTCGAGCGAGAATGTCTTGACACGTGAATTAAGTTGTcgagtcttgtcttgtcttgtcttatCTGGATCAAAACTATGTTGTTAACTAAATCATGATGTAAGTTTTTGAGGACTATTTTTAATGATATCGTTTCAACGAGGGAAGCAAACCAAACCGGATGTTACGAAACTTTCTTCTTCCACACCCTCTGCATTTTGACCTAGTCGTTTTTACAAGCAGGTCACTTCTTTGTTTAGACTGGATTCTTAGTTGCTTCGTTATTGCTTCATTATTTATCTTACAATTAAAGCGACACTGCTATAATATCTCCTTGAGGCTACCACTAAATGTGCCACCGGCCGAACATCAGTCGGCGGACGTGAATGGCGTGCCAATTTAAGTTGAGCGCGTTCGTCTTTTGAGAAACTTGTCCTAGTTATATTTTCCGTTGACGAACATTTGGACGTAACACTGGGAGATTTGTGTCTAACTTGAAGTAACGGAGAAAAGCAGAGGTAACTTTGAATGACGCCCTTTCGTAAAGGATTTTCTTAACGTTTTGGTATCCCCAAGAAAGCAAGCCGAAGAATTAAACGGTCTGTCAACTAAGGTCTACATTGACATACAGGAGATTTGATAGGTACAATTATCGGACCCAAAGAAAGTTATTACTGGCGTACGACAGGGGAAACATCAAATTTCAGTCTTTGCAGCGAGACAAAAATTTCTCCACCGAATACGACTGATACTGTATCAAATAGTAAAAAGGTCACAACTCGTTTTTGACTAAAGTACTCCGAAATCTCTCAGATCTTACCCAGACTATAGTGGAGAGTCCTTGAAGCCTTCAAGATTATTTAGACTTTCATGGTTTGTTCCAACTTTCTATAACAACTGAATGCATTGAACATGGTCTTATCACGAATTAATATTGAATCTTCATGCTGTATGGTCCTGTATGGGttgaaatttgcatattaagCTTCATGCtctttacatgtacataaagactgatattgttggtaaagcattgcttTGAGAGAGCTCCGTTTgctgggacacaaataatacTCCATCTGTCTGGAATATTTAGGCAAAGCCCTGATGGGCTAGGCCATTTATTAAAAATCAGTATGGTAACCTAGAAAATATccaaatatagaagacatgatCCCAGAAAAGGTGAGGGCACACCCGCCACAGCCCTGAGCGAGGAACGAGTGACAGGGCCTCCTCACCCGAGGCCAAAGCAAAACCACTGCCAACACGAAGGGGAAGGGGAAGTACGGACGAATAAACGAAACGTTCACTATATGGCCCCTGCTCATATAGTCACCTtagaaaaagaagcaaaaaaatatgaaactTCCATGATAAAGTAGAAGTAAGGATATAAAAAACCTGACTAACTAAACAGATTACAATTTACTGTAGTAACCTAAATAGAGATAACTGCATGCATGGCCCATGCTCACACAGACACCAAACAAGCAAATTAAGAAGAGCCTAGGCATGAGTATTGATAATGTGCAAAATATATGGCCCCTGCTAAGATAGCAATCTACATGTAACTTAAGTAATTTGAAGTGTTTCTATAGTATAGGAAGATGAAAAGATTAACAGTAGCCCATTAAGTAACTATGATACTTGGCTAACAAAGGCAGCAAGTATGAAATAGTTGTGGTTCATGCAGTCAGCATTCTTCTGTACATGCTGTATTGTTCAGACATGCACAGATGACTTACCTAGAACTAGACATCACAAGGTAATAACAGTTGTTCACTTACAGACTGACTCAAGTCTGATTCAAgttaaccgcgcaccggtggctcaggtGGTTGAGCATCGAGCTaccatgcaggaggtcgtgagttcgactccggcagGACCAACACCCAGgctcttaaaataactgaggggaaagtgctgcctttgtgattacaccagcaaatggttagactttcaagtcttctcggataaggactataaaccgtaggccccgtctcacaacccttcaatgttcataaactctgtgggaggttaaagatcccacacactagtcgaaaaaagtagggcatgtagttcccggtgttgtggtctggtctttccttcaacaatgtagtcggcttggcgtaattttctgaatggactactgatcgatgagaccacataacagcaaaaacagacagtagtcaaattgaaggagtctaagtgctgaaactggtaaaaaaAATGTGGTAAAATCTGAGACGGGCAACTATCGATGTTTTTAGTGATACCAACACGCGGTACAATCCCAAGTTGTCTGGCATTGGAACCTAGGACACCAGAAAATGCTGAAAGGGTTGTAAGAATGTGACTTAATCTTTTGGAAATTTTCACTGGAGAGCAAAGTAACACATACAGCCAAAGAATATGTCACTTGTTTGCAATACCAAATGATAATAAAAGGCGTTCGTCGCAGGTGACCCAATACGTAAATACTATACGTAAAAATAACACTTCTATGTAAATAGTATTACTGAAACTTAAGGGAACATCGATAAGTGCTAGTGGGCCCACACACAAAAATTGATTCTGCACATACAGTGCACCTCAATAAATGAATTAGATGACTACTTGGCCCTTGCTCACATAGTCAGAAGACTTAATACTAGATGTAATGAGCCACGAAGGAAGCTGTATGTGTGGATACAGCCAAGTATTTGTTAAGGGAGGCCAGGATGCCAAACCCGCCTTACTGATTCATGTCATCACGACAAGGAAATAATTGCAATGACGAAGAAAGAGTCAGCTTGTCAGAAGTAAGCTAATTGAATGACTGTCTCCACGCACACAAAACGTATTCTAACTACACTAAACAAACTATTATGAAATTTAAATGAACACGAAGACATGGCCCCTGATGTAGACATGCTGTCATGTGTTTCATTAattcaaaatagaaaataatgaATACTGGTTAAAATGCAACATGAAAAAGGCAGCATACGGGTAATAACATTACATTTTATCGCATTACATATAAAGGTCTCCCTACGAGATacgcaatttattattattattattattattattattaacaataataataataataataatactccCACCAGGAGTAAATACTCCTCGATAATGAGCGATCGTCAAGTCTAATAAACAAAGGTAACGACGGCAATGGGACTGAAGCACAAAGCGACAGGCCCTCGTCCAGCAGGTGTTCTATGGAACAGCAGCATACTGCTAAAAGAACACGACAAAAGTGGAGTAAGGATATCAATATGATAGTAATGGAATGTTATTACAAAAGTAAACCAATATACCGCTCTCACCGGTGGCTCAgctggttgagcatcgggctgtcatgcgggaggtcgcgggctcgaaccccggccggatcaacactcaggatcaaggagaaagtgctgcctttgtaatgacatctgcaaatggttagactttcaagtcttctcggataaggactataaaaaACGaatgtaggccccgtctcacaaatatcttcaatgttcataagttccctgtgggacctCAAGTTTGGACGTTaagttcataagttccctgtggacATAAGTTCTCGGTGAAACAATAACCATAAGAATACGTCATGGCGGTCCCCGGTCGAAGTACCCGCTTGTTGAAGACGAGTTGATAGTCTTTGTGGGCGGGTTGGGTACGAAGTTCGTACTGTTTGGAATTGCGGATGATGTTACGCGCTTGACGAATGCGCGTTTTGCGCGGTGTCTCCAAAGGATGTTGGAGTTCGTCCAAGGTGTTTTGGCGCAACACCTCATAATTGAGTTGCACCATTCCTTCCACATTGAGAGAGTGTCTCTTGACTTTACACTCTGTCTTATCATCATTGCATCGGTACCCATAGTTTTTAGGCCCGCCCGAACAAAATTCCGTAATGTACTGACGGGGTTTAAGTTCGTTGGTGAACTCACCGAGATGGAGGCAGATTGTGACGTCAGGTTGATCGGGACGATACACGTAGAGGACGGAATCGGTGTCGTAATAGAGGAAAACTGTAGACGTGCCCAGCAGGTGAACACATTGATGTTGACATTGAGTTCCTCGCACTCGTCACCCGCAATCACGGTATAATTTCACTTCCACCCAGTTCTCATCGAGGCAACTGACGTACCGAAAGTCATGTTGGTCCGAGTCCATGAAGAGCTGGAAGGGTAGAGGGTCAAAGAAGGTTTTGACTTGCATCAGGTTATCCCTCTGTCCAAACTTGCCACACAAGGAATTGAGCATTAGTTTGGCTAAGGATCGTCGACGCGGATTGTGAGCGATCTTAGTTGGGTCGAGTTGGATTCCTTCATAACGCTCAAAGCCCTCTACATATTCCTGCGGTTGCTCTTCCGTGTCGCACCTACTACGCCTTCCGGACGCTTCCACTTTGATCTTGAGGCAAGGGTTGACATACTCGGCAAACAATTCACGGCGTGTTTCCTCAAAGTGACACACTTCATGGACTGTGAAATCACGTAGCCTATTTCCACCGCTTTTTCCAGCTCGGGGGTGCACCACGTACCGGTCAACGCCCATTTATCCTCGGTGTGATCGCACGAAAGGGATTTTTCGTGGAGGAGTGTGTCTATGTCTTGCTCCACACAGGGGCGACATAACCGGAAGGTGAGCTTTCCTTCACACCGGTAAGGCAAGAAGGGGTGAAACAAATTCTTATGTGGGACGATGTTGCACAAGGCCAGACCAAAGTACTGGGAAAGATCGGTAATGCCGGGTTCATAGAACATTCC
Encoded here:
- the LOC137967707 gene encoding D(5)-like dopamine receptor produces the protein MNNTTNAIDIPEDESDDSWWDWKTFFLAFFIIVMIVTILGNSLVCIAIYVDRRLHSPTNWFIASLAVSDLLYASATLPFRILSIATIIQYVWICKAWIWLDMACAAASIANLAVISVDRHLKITKPFVYRRKMTNWRWFFAICGVWLYAATLSTLSIIAWPGEPGVQLSAYGLCTNTNKKFYTVANIVAFLFPLIVLVTCYSMILRTVWIQFKKRQHMSANFSSKEDRHTRKSVRREFKVTKTIAIVLLAFTLCWTPFFIVFTIQQYDMSLVRHIPEVLFNLIFLILPNVNSTLNPIIYGYFNTEFRSAFKKIVVSIWGERARQHNSSLTSFSQATFARRGTPPSENEN